TTCATCGCGATGTCGAGCAGCTCGTTGGAGCCGTGCTTCTTGAGGATGCGGTGTGCGGTCTCCTTGACGATCTTCGCGCGAGGATCATACGACTTGTAGACGCGGTGACCGAAGCCCATGAGGCGGATGCCGGCTTCCTTGTTCTTGACCTTCTCCATGAACTCGGACGGTTCGAGGCCTTCGGTCTGGATCTGCTTGAGCATGTGCAGAACCGCCTCGTTCGCGCCACCGTGGGCCGGGCCGAACAGAGCGTTGATGCCAGCGGATACGGAAGCGAACAGGTTCGCGTCAGCGGAACCAACCATGCGGACCGTGGAGGTCGAGCAGTTCTGTTCGTGGTCAGCGTGCAGAATCAGCAACTGGTCGAGTGCACGCACCGTCTCCGGGTCCAGCTCGTATGGCTCAGCTGGGTTAGCGAAGCACAAGCGGATGAAGTTCTCCACAAGGCTCAGCGAGTTATCCGGGTAGAGCAACGCTCGGCCGGTCGACTTCTTCAAAGCGTATGCGGCGATGACCGGAACCTTTGCCATGAGGCGGATCGTGGACAGCTCGATCTGTTCCTCATCGAAGGGGTCCAGAGAATCCTGGTACCACGTAGACAGCGCCGAAACAGCCGAGGACAGCAGCGGCATCGGGTGGGCGTCGCGCGGGAAGCCGTCGAAGAAGCTACGCATCTCCTCGTGCAGGAGGGTGCGGCGGCGAATGCTCTGATCCCATTCTTTATACTGCTCGGCGTTCGGGAGTTCGCCCTTGATCAACAGGTAGGAGGTCTCCAGGAAGTTCGACTTCTCAGCGAGCTGCTCGATCGGGTAGCCGCGGTAACGCAGGATCCCCTGCTCACCGTCGATAAAGGTGATGGCCGACTTCGTCGACGCCGTGTTCATGTACCCCGGGTCATACGTGACTGCGCCGGTTTCTTTACGCAGCGGAGCGATTGCCAGGCCTTCGTTGCCTTCTGCCGCTTCCACAACGCCGAGGTCAAGCTGCTTCCCGGCATAGCTCAACTGTGCATTCGCATCAGTCATGTGGAGTGCCTCCTGAGTGAGATAGTTGACGTGCCGCGTGTAGCGCCGGTCACTTCCGGGCACACGGGTGGCTCCCTTATACCGTATCCTGTCCGCGCCACGGCTGCGAGCTGAGCGCGCTAATTTTGCCACAGGCTAAGCGCTCTTTTGCCGCACGCTAAGCACTCCAGCGCAATTCTGCAGGTACCCGTGTTAGTTCTTGAGGTGCCCAGGTTGGTTCAGACTGCCCGCCTGCATCGAGGTTACTTTAGCCGCTCTACCGCGGCTTGGATCCGTTCATCTGGTGCGGTGAGCGCGATGCGAACGTGCTGGGTTCCGTGCGGTCCATAGAACGCGCCGGGGCCGGCGATGATCCCGCGATCGGCGAGCCAGCCGATGGTGTCCCAACAGTCCTCACCGCGTGTGGCCCATAAGTACAGGCCGGCTTCTGAATGCTCGATGCTGAACCCGGCCGCCTCGAGCGCGTTCTTCAAGAGTTCGCGGCGGGCACGGTAGAGGTTCTTCTGCTGCGTAACGTGCGCATCGTCGGCAAGACCTACCGTCATCGCGTGCTGGACCGGGCCGGGGATCATCATGCCCGCGTGTTTGCGGGTGTTAATGAGATCCGGCATGAGTTCCGGGGCACCCGTGACGAACGCAGCGCGATATCCGGCGAGGTTGGACTGCTTGGACATCGAATAGATCCCCAGAAGCCGGGTGAGGTCTCCCCCATTGACGTCCGTGTCCAGGATCGAGGGAACAGAGTCTTCCCATTCGCCCCAGCCGAGTTCGGCATAACATTCATCCGAGGCGATGACCGCGCCGATCTCGCGGGCATCACGCACCCAACGGGCGAGCTCGTCGCGGCTGAGCACCGAACCGGTAGGGTTGCCCGGTGAATTCAGGTAGATCAGCTTCACGCGGGAACGTGTCGCGTCATCCAGCTCATCTAAAGAATCAGCTGAGACCGCCTCAGCACCAGCAAGCTTGGCTCCCACCGCGTACGTCGGGTACGCAACGCGCGGGCACACCACCACATCAGTGTTTCCATGACCAGCGGCAGCATCTGCGCCAGCGGCGGCTTTCTCACCACCGTGAGGCCCCAGCCCCAAGATGAGGGGCAGCCACGCGATGAACTCCTTGGAGCCCACCACCGGCATCACCATATCCGCGGACACATCCGTGGCGTTGCGGCGGCGGCGCCACCACTGCGCGATCGCCTCCCGTAGCTCGGCCGTGCCTTGCGTTGTTGGGTAGCCCGGCGAATTCGTGGCCTCGGCGAGCGCGTCCTGCAGGATCTGGGGTGTCGGGTCCACCGGGGTGCCGATCGAAATGTCGACCGCACCGTCGGGGTGGGCGTGCGCGCGCTCACGATACGGCGCTAGAAGCTCCCACGGATAGTCAGGAAGATGCAACCCGAACGATGCGGATGGCTGGGCTGTTGACCGCTCAGATGTGCTCATGTGTTCCTTGTCCTGAGCGGTTCAGTCTTGGTTTTGCGGAGGTAGCGCGTCGATGAACGGGTGGTCGAAATCGAAGGCACCCGAACGGGCCGCACCGCCTGGGGAGCCGATCTCGTCGAAGAAGTCGACGTTGGCTTTGTAGTATTCCGCCCATTCTTCGGGTACATCGTCTTCGTAGTAGATGGCTTCCACGGGGCAGACCGGTTCGCATGCGCCGCAGTCAACGCACTCATCCGGGTGGATGTAGAGCATGCGGTTGCCTTCATAGATGCAGTCCACTGGGCATTCGTCAATGCACGCCTTGTCTTTCAAATCCACACAGGGCTGCGCAATGATGTAGGTCACGCTGGTCGCCTTACCTTTCCACGACTGGGATAGCGGTTGAAACTGTTGAGCCTCAGTTTAGTAGCCTGCGCCGTTGATGCCTAAAGTTTCCCCCGGCGCTATGGTGCGCTCAGAGGAAAGGGTCAACCCGGCGTAGTGCTTGGAAACTTTGCCCGTGGGTGCCGACCAGTGCCGCGGGCTTGCCGTTGACGGCCAGGGTGATGCGGTGGTCGAAAGGGGTTTTATGGCGTTGATCAACCCACGGCAGAACTCCGTAGGGTTCCGACGAGATCCAGGTGATGTTTGGGAATTCGGCCAGTGCTGTGCGGAAGGCTTCCCGGCGGTCTGGGCTGAGGTAGTACAAAACCCAGGTGTGGAAGACCACGATGCGGGCCTCGCGGGGCGCTTGCCGTATCAGATCCGGGATCGCTTCAACGAGGTCACCGGCAATGATTCGGGCGGGTTCGGCCAGCGCTATCTGAGCGGCGGCGTGGAGACGCCGCCTGCGTTCCTGGTGTTCTGGCCAGATGAGGGTTTCCAGCCACGCGAGCTCCTCCTCGCGTGCGAGGTTGAGCGGGTTGAGGTCTGCCCCTGCACGGTAGCCAACCTCCGGGATATGGTCTGGAACCCAGTCCGCGTCGATAGCGCACGGCAGGGTTACAGTGGATGGCCCAGCGTCCGGGTGGAGCTCGACTGTCTGCCCCGCAGTGGTCGTGTAGGCGTAGGAGTAGCGGTCCGGGTAGAGGCACAACCCGGCGCTCGCGCCGGCTTCGATCAGGGCGAGCGGCGCCTGCTCGTCAGCGGGCCGGGAACCCGCATCGGAGGCCGCGGCTGTGTTGGCTCCAGAGGTCGCGGTTGCTGGGGCATCCAGCCGGTGGAGCCGCGAGAGTATCGGTAGCATCGCGGCGCATCGGTTCGCCTCATTCGTTTGCGTTGCCCGCTGCAGAACTTCAGGCTTGACTTGTTCCCAGTTCTTCAACAGCCAGGTACGGAACTGTTCGTAGTCCCCTACCGGGGCACCGAGTAGCCGGGCGGATGCGAAGACGAGGTTCGGTTGGGTCTTCAAACCTGGCAGCTGGGCGATCAACTGCAACACAGCAGGATCCTGGGCTACTCCCTGCGCCCATTGGTCATAAGTTGCGGAGATTCCCCGAGCCTCGGCCTCAGCAAAGTGGCGGTAGGTTTCCGCAATTGTGGCATGCATGCCCACCAGGGTAAGTTCCCTAGCCGTCTAGAACCCACCCGGGTGCAATATTTGTTCTTTTGGGAATATCTGCCCGCCGCGCATCGTGCGCCACCAGCCGCACCCTGCCGACGCACCGACACCGTCCTGACTCACCGGCACCGGCGATGCACCGGAACCGCCCCGAAGCATCGGCATGAGGCAAAGCGCGGCTGTGAGATGATCGCTGCATGGCTGATCTGTTTGATGCCCTCGGTGTTGGTGCGCGTGTTGTTGCACGCTATCGCTTGCCGGATGGCGTGCTGACGGATGCGCTGGGTGAGATCGTCTATATCGGGGCGGGCGAGGACTATGTGCCCGATGCCGACCGTCATGACGCGGCAGAGGCACAAACCCCTCACGCTGATGCGCCTGCCCTCGATACTGGCAAACAAGCGTCCGCTCCCGCTGGTGCGGGCAGGGTTGTTGTGGTGCGTACGCGGCGCGGCGATGTGGTGGTGCCGACCTCGCGCATCACTCACGCTAAGCCTGTTCCGCCTCCACCTCAAAGACGCGGGCCTCGCGCGCACGGCGGCTGAGGATTTTCAGCACGGCAAGCGAGGCGAGCACGGTGGCCAAGATCACGCCGATGAAGAGTGTCAGTGCGGCGATGTAGGCGCCGGGTGCGGCTTGGCGTGCGAACTCGTTGATCGGGGCGATCACAACGTTGGTTGTCGAAAGCGAGAGCGCCCCGATGGTCGCAAACGATATTGCCCCGATAGCTCCGGGTACCCAGGTGCGGCCGGCGAAGCTCCCCCACCACAGGCTCGCGGCGAACACTGCGAACGCTGAGAGCACGGAACCCCATGGGAGCACCACGAGCGTTTCGTTCACCAGGCCCGCCCAATAGTGGGTGTGCCACAGTACCGCGGAGATACCGGACATCAACCCCAACAGCACCGTCATGACCACAGTCACGATGGTTGACGGTCCCTTCACGGTTGGGCCCTTCACGGCTGGGGTTGACGCTCGGTCCGTGTGGTTAGTTCTTTGCACGTCTGCGGGCCTCGCGCATACGATCGGCGGAGTTGAGGGTCACTTTGCGGATGCGGATCGCTTCCGGGGTTACCTCGACACATTCGTCTTCGGCAGCGAATTCGAGGGACTCTTCCAGCGTGAGCATGCGTGGCGGGGTGAGGCCTTCGAAGGAGTCAGCGGAAGCAGCGCGCATGTTGGTCTGCTTCTTCTCTTTAGTGATGTTGACTTCCATGTCTTCGTTGCGGGAGTTCTCCCCCACAACCATGCCTTCGTAGACTTCCTGGGTTGGTTGGACGAAGAACGTCATGCGTTCTTGAAGGTTGATCATCGCATACGGGGTGGCGACCCCTGCGCGGTCGGAGATGATCGAGCCGGTGTTGCGGTATTCGATGTCCCCTGCCCACGGTTCGTAGCCTGCGGAGATGGTGTTGGCGATGCCGGCGCCGTGGGTCAGTGTCAGGAAGGTGCTGCGGAAGCCGATGAGCCCGCGGGCTGGCACGGTGAAAACCATGCGGACCCAGCCGGAGCCGTGGTTGGTCATCTCCTGCATGCGTCCCTTACGGGCTGCAAGCAACTGTGTTACGCCACCGAGGTAGTCCTCCGGGGTGTCGATCGTGATTTCTTCCATCGGTTCGTGGACCTTGCCGTCGATCTCGCGGGTCACAACCTGGGGCTTGCCGACCGTGAGTTCGAAGCCTTCGCGGCGCATCTGCTCCACGAGGATCGAAAGCGCGAGCTCGCCGCGGCCTTGGACCTCCCACGCATCCGGACGTTCGGTGGGTAGGACCTTGAGCGAGACGTTACCGATCAGTTCACGGTCGAGGCGGTCTTTGACTTGGCGGGCTGTGACTTTCGCGCCCTTGACGCGGCCTGCCAGCGGCGAGGTGTTGATACCGATGGTCATGGAGATCGCGGGATCGTCGATGTGGATCGCCGGTAGCGGACGTGGATCGTTGGGGTCGGTGATGGTGTCACCGATCATGATGTTCTCGATGCCTGCTACAGCGACGATCTCGCCCGGGCCGGCTTCTTGAGCTGGGACGCGCTCAAGCCCGCGGGTCTCCAGCAGTTCGGTGATCTTGACCGAACGCTGTTCGCCCTGATGGATCCAGGCGACGTTTTGCCCCTTCTTCAGGGTTCCGCCGTGAATACGCAAAAGTGCTAGACGTCCCAGGAACGGGGAGGCGTCAAGGTTGGTTACGTGCGCCTGGAGCACGCCGTCGTCTTCATAGGACGGCGCCGGGACGTGCTTCATGATGGTCTCGAAGAGCGGCTCGAGGTCTTCGCTGTTGGGAAGTTCACCGTCTGCTGGCTGTTCAAGCGAGGCGCGGCCGGCCTTACCGGACGCGTACACGACCGGTAGCTCCAGGATCGCGTCAATATCGAGGTCAGGGACCTCCTCGGAGATATCGGATGCCAAACCGAGCAAGAGGTCCATCGTTTCGGCAACAACGCCGTCGATGCGGGCGTCCGGGCGGTCTGTCTTGTTGACCACCAGGATCACTGGCTTACGTGCCTCAAGGGTCTTGCGCAACACAAAGCGAGTCTGTGGCAGCGGGCCTTCGGAGGAGTCCACGAGCAGGACCACGCCATCGACCATCGACAATCCGCGCTCTACTTCCCCACCGAAATCCGCGTGGCCTGGGGTATCGATCACGTTGATCGTGACGTCCTGACCATCCGAGGCCGGGCCGTTATAGAACACCGTGGTGTTCTTAGCCAGGATGGTGATCCCCTTTTCACGTTCGAGTTCACCAGAGTCCATCACGCGGTCTTCTTGTTCGCCGTGTGAAGCGAACGCTCCAGTGGTGCGGAGCATGGCATCAACCAGGGTGGTTTTGCCGTGATCAACGTGTGCAACGATCGCAACGTTGCGGAGGTCCTCGCGTGAGGCACGTGCCATAAGGGGTTCCTTGTCAGCTTGTTAGTGAGGCCGCCTTCCGGCAACCAGCGTCTATTGTCAACGTGCTTGCAAGTCTACTCTGGTGTTGCGCATCAGGTGCGGGATGCATGGCACGATTATTCCTATGATCACTTCTCCGATGACGTTGACCCGTAGCGTGTCTGGCTGGATTCTTGGCATCGTGGTGCTTGCTTTCGGCGCCTTTGCGGCGATCGATGCGTTTGCGCGCGGATTTTTCTATACGGGTGTTGCGACGTCTTTCGGCACGTTGGCGTTGGTGATGCTGATCACGTGGACACTGATTTTGCCGAGGCTCGTGGTGGAGCCGGAGGCGGTTGTGGTCCATAACGCGACGAATGTGGTGAGGATCCCGTGGGCTAAGTTGCGGGAGGCGCAAGATGTGTATTTTGTTGAGCTAACAGATACCGATGGCGTGGTTACGCGCGTGTGGTCGGCCCCTGTTCAGGGCATGGGTCAGCGGCGTAAGGCTTTGCGTGCCAAGGCCGCTGATGCCGATTTGTTGCGTCATGGTGTTGATCCGAGCCAGGTTGAGGATCGTGCCGCTAAGCTGCGTGAGGGTCAAGGCATTTCTGCTCAGGTCATGCGGTATAAGGACGCCCAGTTGAAGGCTGTTGAGGCTGGTGAACTTGATGCCGATGCGGTCAACGCTGAGGTCACGAAAACATGGCTTTCGCTTCAGTGGATCATGTTCGGTGTGGTTGCGGTGGCCACGGTTGTGCTGTTGGTTATCGCTTAGCTCGTGAGTTTAAACCTCGTGAGTTTAAACGCTCTGGGGTGTTGACCGGTCACCGGTCAAC
The Pseudoglutamicibacter albus DNA segment above includes these coding regions:
- a CDS encoding citrate synthase, with product MTDANAQLSYAGKQLDLGVVEAAEGNEGLAIAPLRKETGAVTYDPGYMNTASTKSAITFIDGEQGILRYRGYPIEQLAEKSNFLETSYLLIKGELPNAEQYKEWDQSIRRRTLLHEEMRSFFDGFPRDAHPMPLLSSAVSALSTWYQDSLDPFDEEQIELSTIRLMAKVPVIAAYALKKSTGRALLYPDNSLSLVENFIRLCFANPAEPYELDPETVRALDQLLILHADHEQNCSTSTVRMVGSADANLFASVSAGINALFGPAHGGANEAVLHMLKQIQTEGLEPSEFMEKVKNKEAGIRLMGFGHRVYKSYDPRAKIVKETAHRILKKHGSNELLDIAMNLEEKALNDDYFIERKLYPNVDFYTGLIYKAMGFPEKMFTVLFAIGRLPGWIAQWREMMQDPERKIGRPRQLYTGYTQRDYPNA
- the dapC gene encoding succinyldiaminopimelate transaminase, producing the protein MSTSERSTAQPSASFGLHLPDYPWELLAPYRERAHAHPDGAVDISIGTPVDPTPQILQDALAEATNSPGYPTTQGTAELREAIAQWWRRRRNATDVSADMVMPVVGSKEFIAWLPLILGLGPHGGEKAAAGADAAAGHGNTDVVVCPRVAYPTYAVGAKLAGAEAVSADSLDELDDATRSRVKLIYLNSPGNPTGSVLSRDELARWVRDAREIGAVIASDECYAELGWGEWEDSVPSILDTDVNGGDLTRLLGIYSMSKQSNLAGYRAAFVTGAPELMPDLINTRKHAGMMIPGPVQHAMTVGLADDAHVTQQKNLYRARRELLKNALEAAGFSIEHSEAGLYLWATRGEDCWDTIGWLADRGIIAGPGAFYGPHGTQHVRIALTAPDERIQAAVERLK
- the fdxA gene encoding ferredoxin → MTYIIAQPCVDLKDKACIDECPVDCIYEGNRMLYIHPDECVDCGACEPVCPVEAIYYEDDVPEEWAEYYKANVDFFDEIGSPGGAARSGAFDFDHPFIDALPPQNQD
- a CDS encoding DUF2332 domain-containing protein, yielding MHATIAETYRHFAEAEARGISATYDQWAQGVAQDPAVLQLIAQLPGLKTQPNLVFASARLLGAPVGDYEQFRTWLLKNWEQVKPEVLQRATQTNEANRCAAMLPILSRLHRLDAPATATSGANTAAASDAGSRPADEQAPLALIEAGASAGLCLYPDRYSYAYTTTAGQTVELHPDAGPSTVTLPCAIDADWVPDHIPEVGYRAGADLNPLNLAREEELAWLETLIWPEHQERRRRLHAAAQIALAEPARIIAGDLVEAIPDLIRQAPREARIVVFHTWVLYYLSPDRREAFRTALAEFPNITWISSEPYGVLPWVDQRHKTPFDHRITLAVNGKPAALVGTHGQSFQALRRVDPFL
- the typA gene encoding translational GTPase TypA; the encoded protein is MARASREDLRNVAIVAHVDHGKTTLVDAMLRTTGAFASHGEQEDRVMDSGELEREKGITILAKNTTVFYNGPASDGQDVTINVIDTPGHADFGGEVERGLSMVDGVVLLVDSSEGPLPQTRFVLRKTLEARKPVILVVNKTDRPDARIDGVVAETMDLLLGLASDISEEVPDLDIDAILELPVVYASGKAGRASLEQPADGELPNSEDLEPLFETIMKHVPAPSYEDDGVLQAHVTNLDASPFLGRLALLRIHGGTLKKGQNVAWIHQGEQRSVKITELLETRGLERVPAQEAGPGEIVAVAGIENIMIGDTITDPNDPRPLPAIHIDDPAISMTIGINTSPLAGRVKGAKVTARQVKDRLDRELIGNVSLKVLPTERPDAWEVQGRGELALSILVEQMRREGFELTVGKPQVVTREIDGKVHEPMEEITIDTPEDYLGGVTQLLAARKGRMQEMTNHGSGWVRMVFTVPARGLIGFRSTFLTLTHGAGIANTISAGYEPWAGDIEYRNTGSIISDRAGVATPYAMINLQERMTFFVQPTQEVYEGMVVGENSRNEDMEVNITKEKKQTNMRAASADSFEGLTPPRMLTLEESLEFAAEDECVEVTPEAIRIRKVTLNSADRMREARRRAKN